From Corvus cornix cornix isolate S_Up_H32 chromosome 5, ASM73873v5, whole genome shotgun sequence, the proteins below share one genomic window:
- the VPS18 gene encoding vacuolar protein sorting-associated protein 18 homolog, whose protein sequence is MASILDEYEDSLHRSVSVQQSRASVGIPHSGYVSARLEKETPIFNKQRIDFAPPEKINSLVVSSNQLCMSLGKDTLLRIDLGKPDEPNQVELGRKDEAKVYKMFLDHTGSHLLIALNTSECLYLNRSVQKVRALSRWKGHLIESVGWNKFLGSETNTGPILVGTSQGQIYEAEISVSEGSLFSTNPDQYFRQVYTLEEESGPAPVCCLEIERGIEGKFFIIATTRKRLFQFVGKVPEGTEQQGFSSIFAVHADHLPSFREFPANLGFSEIAFYTPKLRSSPRSFAWMMGNGVLYGTLDYSRPDSILSDERVWVYPPDIDVTVNKPISIVLTQFHFLLLLPDRVKAVCTLNGQVVFQDLFLEKFGSLTRMIKDPTVQQIWIHTEKVVFRYHVQRESRDVWKMYMNMNKFDLAKEYCKDRPECLDIVLAKEAEHCFQNKRYLDSAKCYALTQNYFEEIALKFIEAKQEEALMEFLIKKLSNLKPSEKTQTTLLTTWLTELYLNWLGILQGDPSQRNLYLDTREKFRTFLSSPKNKDCLFNNRASIYELLASHGDTEHMVYFAVIMQDYERVVAHHCQHDEYDEALNVLSRHRDEKLFYKFSPVLIQHIPKKVVDAWISMGSRLDARNLIPALVNYSQSASTQQINEAIRYMEFCVYQLEETQQAIHNYLLSLYALCRPDSLLSYLEQAGTNPNRIHYDLKYALRLCAEHGHHRACVHIYKVMELYEEAVDLALQVDVDLAKSCADLPEDDEELRKKLWLKIARHVVQEEKDVKKAMACLSSCALLKIEDVLPFFPDFVTIDHFKEAICNSLEDYNKHIEELKREMEEATQSAKRIREDIQEMRNKYGSVEPQEKCAACDFPLLNRPFYLFLCGHMFHYDCLLQAVFPNLPAYKQAKLEDLQKKLAATSQPSKSHHRPKDADTISLGKGQQSREQIKADIDDIVAAECVYCGELMIRSIDKPFIDPQKYEEEMQSWL, encoded by the exons ATGGCGTCCATCCTGGACGAGTACGAGGACTCCCTGCACCGCTCCGTGTCCGTGCAGCAGAGCCGCGCCAGCGTGGGCATCCCGCACTCCG GATATGTCAGTGCACGACTGGAGAAGGAAACACCAATATTTAACAAGCAGAGGATTGATTTTGCTCCTCCAGAGAAAATTAACAGCTTAGTAGTCTCCTCTAACCAGCTCTGTATGAGCCTTGGGAAAGACACCCTTCTCAG GATTGATCTTGGGAAACCAGATGAACCTAATCAGGTAGAGCTGGGACGCAAAGATGAAGCCAAAGTCTACAAGATGTTTTTGGACCACACAG GCTCTCATCTCCTGATTGCTCTCAACACCAGCGAATGCCTCTACCTGAACAGAAGTGTTCAGAAAGTGCGGGCACTCTCCCGCTGGAAAGGACACTTGATTGAAAGTGTGGGCTGGAACAAATTTCTTGGTTCAGAAACCAACACAGGACCTATCCTGGTGGGGACATCCCAGGGGCAGATCTATGAGGCTGAAATCTCTGTCAGCGAAGGAAGCCTCTTCAGCACTAACCCTGACCAGTACTTCCGACAGGTCTACACTCTGGAAGAGGAATCTGGACCTGCCCCAGTCTGCTGCTTGGAAATTGAACGAGGGATAGAAGGGAAATTTTTTATTATAGCCACCACTAGGAAGAGACTCTTTCAGTTTGTTGGCAAAGTGCCTGAAGGGACAGAGCAGCAAGGCTTCAGCTCCATATTTGCTGTGCATGCTGACCATCTGCCCAGCTTTCGGGAGTTTCCAGCCAACTTGGGTTTCAGTGAGATTGCCTTTTACACTCCAAAACTGCGTTCCAGCCCGCGCTCCTTTGCCTGGATGATGGGAAATGGGGTTTTATATGGTACATTGGATTATAGTCGTCCTGATTCAATTCTGAGTGATGAACGGGTCTGGGTTTATCCTCCTGATATTGACGTAACTGTGAACAAGCCAATATCCATTGTACTTACCCAGTTCCACttcctgttgctgctgcctgACCGTGTGAAGGCTGTCTGCACTCTGAATGGACAAGTTGTTTTTCAAGATCTGTTCCTGGAGAAGTTTGGCTCGCTGACACGCATGATTAAAGATCCCACAGTCCAGCAGATATGGATCCACACTGAGAAAGTAGTGTTCCGCTACCATGTCCAGCGGGAATCTAGAGATGTGTGGAAGATGTATATGAATATGAACAAATTTGATCTAGCAAAAGAGTATTGTAAGGACCGTCCAGAGTGTCTTGACATCGTGCTGGCAAAAGAGGCAGAGCACTGCTTCCAAAACAAGAGGTATCTGGACAGTGCCAAGTGTTACGCGCTGACCCAGAACTACTTCGAGGAAATTGCTCTGAAGTTCATTGAAGCCAAGCAAGAAGAGGCCCTGATGGAGTTTCTAATTAAGAAGCTAAGTAACCTAAAGCCTTCGGAGAAGACACAGACCACTCTGCTGACCACATGGTTGACAGAGCTGTACCTGAACTGGCTGGGTATATTGCAAGGAGATCCCTCTCAGCGAAATCTCTATTTGGATACACGGGAGAAGTTTCGTACTTTCTTGAGCAGTCCTAAAAACAAAGACTGTCTTTTTAATAATCGGGCATCTATTTATGAGCTGTTGGCAAGCCATGGCGACACAGAGCACATGGTCTACTTTGCAGTCATCATGCAGGATTATGAGCGTGTAGTAGCTCACCACTGCCAGCATGATGAGTACGATGAGGCTCTAAATGTGCTGTCTAGGCACAGAGATGAGAAACTCTTCTACAAGTTCTCTCCAGTTCTCATCCAGCATATTCCCAAGAAGGTAGTTGATGCTTGGATTTCTATGGGCTCTAGACTGGATGCCAGGAACCTCATTCCAGCCCTTGTTAACTACAGCCAGAGTGCCAGCACCCAGCAGATCAATGAAGCTATTAGATACATGGAGTTCTGTGTCTACCAGCTGGAGGAAACACAGCAAGCCATTCACAACTACCTGTTGTCTCTTTACGCTTTGTGTCGGCCGGATTCGCTGCTGTCATACCTGGAGCAAGCAGGAACCAACCCCAACAGGATCCACTACGACCTGAAGTATGCACTGCGCTTGTGTGCAGAGCACGGGCACCACCGAGCGTGTGTCCACATTTACAAAGTGATGGAATTATATGAGGAGGCTGTGGATCTCGCCTTACAG GTGGATGTTGATCTTGCCAAGTCCTGTGCAGATCTTCCTGAAGATGATGAGGAACTCCGGAAGAAGCTGTGGTTGAAGATCGCTCGCCATGTTGTTCAAGAGGAGAAGGATGTCAAGAAGGCAATGGCCTGcctctccagctgtgctctgctgaagATTGAAGATGTCCTGCCATTCTTTCCAGACTTTGTCACTATTGACCATTTCAAGGAGGCAATCTGTAACTCCCTGGAGGACTACAACAAGCACATTGAGGAGCTGAAAAGGGAGATGGAGGAAGCCACACAGAGTGCCAAGAGGATCCGAGAGGACATCCAGGAAATGAGAAACAAGTATGGCTCTGTGGAGCCTCAGGAAAAATGTGCTGCTTGTGACTTTCCACTTCTAAACCGCcctttttaccttttcctgTGTGGTCACATGTTTCACTATGACTGTCTCCTCCAAGCAGTTTTCCCAAACCTTCCTGCCTATAAACAGGCAAAACTTGAAGATCTTCAGAAGAAGCTGGCAGCTACCAGCCAGCCCTCCAAGAGCCACCATCGTCCCAAGGATGCAGATACCATTAGCttggggaaggggcagcagaGCCGGGAACAGATCAAAGCTGACATTGATGATATTGTGGCAGCTGAATGTGTGTACTGTGGTGAGCTGATGATCCGGTCCATTGACAAGCCTTTTATTGATCCCCAAAAGTACGAAGAGGAGATGCAAAGCTGGCTGTAG